The following proteins are co-located in the Paralichthys olivaceus isolate ysfri-2021 chromosome 10, ASM2471397v2, whole genome shotgun sequence genome:
- the cnga4 gene encoding cyclic nucleotide-gated channel alpha-4 produces the protein MDKTGDVNVRGNKWQRLARWHHGQTVNEEGEDAAKDEGKRNIILDLKLKVNWGEWVVDPAERFYYVWLQVMIFPIVYNWVIIILRTCFTGIALSYLPVWLTLDYLSDLMYILDMVITVHTGYLDQGILIKDLNQLKKQYLHSKRFLRDLTSLLPTDLLYFVFGIQTPMVRINRLLRMPRLNEALDRMETRTSYPNTFRITKLMIYIFVLIHWNACLYFALSNYIGFGSDLWVYPNISKAEFASMRRQYFYCFWFSAQIFTTVGDTPLPKREEEYLFMIADLLIAVLVFASIVGNVGNVISSLRDRDNVFFPNHELVKAYLRSHHISKELRQRIDNWYQHLHINKKIMRENEILQQLPVHLRTEIAVSVHLPTLSKVTIFQSCEKSLLEELVLKLTPQVFSPGEYVCRKGDVGHEMYIIKEGKLAVVADDGVTEFAVLTEGNFFGEISILNIKGNKSGNRRTANIRSIGYSDLFSLSKEDLTDVLSEFPAAKHHLEEKGRQILTKMGMLEQSGEGEPREEEKVETKIKRLESNLEVLQTKLARLMVELESSSRKMKARVEQLEREVAALETQLPEDGEEAEIAEGRGEGVGGEFQWEREEAEGKEDEGSDPKVKKQGQGEDGNDVTKEGDGESTKSTKEDVKRPVEGDKSGLKDPDDKEKKKHDDGDITIEKGDDRPGKGDGAEIIPEEKKEDKSGERESEVEREKAEEDKRGKGQKDEDKKK, from the exons CCGGCAGAACGGTTTTATTACGTCTGGCTACAGGTCATGATCTTCCCCATTGTCTACAACTGGGTGATCATTATTTTGAG AACATGCTTCACAGGAATTGCACTGAGCTACCTGCCTGTGTGGCTGACACTGGACTATCTGTCAGACCTCATGTATATTCTTGACATGGTCATCACTGTTCACACAG GTTACTTGGATCAGGGTATCCTGATAAAAGATCTAAATCAACTGAAGAAGCAGTACCTGCACTCTAAACGTTTTTTGCGGGACTTGACTTCCCTGCTTCCCACTGACCTTCTCTACTTTGTGTTTGGCATCCAAACACCGATGGTGAGGATCAACCGCCTTCTGCGCATGCCACGACTCAACGAGGCCTTGGATCGCATGGAGACAAGAACCTCCTACCCCAACACCTTTCGCATCACCAAGCTCATGATCTACATCTTCGTGTTGATCCACTGGAATGCCTGTCTCTACTTTGCGCTTTCCAACTACATTGGTTTCGGAAGTGATCTGTGGGTCTACCCAAACATCTCTAAAGCAGAGTTTGCCTCCATGCGCCGTCAATACTTTTACTGCTTTTGGTTCTCTGCCCAGATTTTCACCACAGTAGGAGACACCCCCCTGCCAAAAAGGGAAGAGGAGTACTTGTTTATGATTGCAGACCTGCTCATTGCTGTGCTAGTATTTGCATCCATTGTTGGCAATGTTGGTAATGTCATCTCAAGCCTACGAGACCGTGATAATGTATTTTTCCCCAACCATGAGctg GTGAAGGCATATCTACGTAGCCATCACATTAGCAAGGAGCTTCGTCAGCGGATCGACAACTGGTACCAGCATCTGCACATAAACAAGAAGATCATGCGAGAGAATgaaatcctgcagcagctgcccgTGCACCTGAGGACAGAGATCGCAGTCAGCGTTCACCTGCCCACGCTTTCCAAAGTCACCATCTTCCAGAGCTGTGAGAAAAgtctgctggaggagctggtgctTAAGCTAACACCTCAG GTGTTCAGTCCAGGAGAATATGTCTGCAGAAAGGGAGATGTGGGCCACGAGATGTACATCATAAAAGAGGGGAAACTTGCAGTAGTAGCAGATGATGGGGTCACAGAGTTTGCTGTGTTGACTGAAGGGAATTTCTTCGGAGAAATTAGTATCCTCAACATCAAAG GTAACAAGTCAGGCAACCGTCGCACTGCCAACATCCGAAGCATCGGCTACTCTGACCTGTTTAGCTTGTCCAAGGAAGATCTAACTGATGTGTTATCTGAGTTCCCTGCAGCCAAACATCACTTGGAGGAGAAAGGAAGACAGATCCTCACCAAGATGGGCATGTTGGAGCAGAGTGGGGAGGGAGAGCCgcgggaggaagagaaagtggAAACCAAGATTAAAAGGCTGGAGAGCAACTTGGAGGTGCTGCAAACCAAACTAGCTCGACTGATGGTGGAACTAGAGTCAAGCAGCCGCAAGATGAAGGCCAGGGTCGAGCAGCTGGAGAGGGAGGTGGCAGCACTGGAGACTCAGCTGCCTGAAGACGGGGAAGAGGCAGAAATAGCAGAGGGAAGAGGTGAAGGGGTGGGAGGGGAGTTTCAGTGGGAGCGAGAAGAGGCAGAAGGTAAAGAAGATGAGGGTTCAGATCCAAAGGTGAAAAAACAGGGACAGGGAGAAGATGGTAATGATGTGACGAaggagggagacggagagagcaCGAAAAGCACAAAAGAAGATGTAAAGAGGCCGGTTGAGGGAGATAAATCTGGGCTGAAGGACCCAGATgacaaggaaaagaaaaaacatgatgaTGGAGACATAACCATAGAAAAAGGAGATGATAGGCCCGGGAAGGGAGACGGAGCTGAGATCATacctgaagaaaagaaagaggataaAAGCGGAGAAAGAGAATCTgaagtggagagagaaaaggctgAAGAAGATAAAAGAGGAAAGGGGCAGAAAGATgaagacaagaaaaaataa